The region TCAAGCGTCTTATTATATTTTGAACAGACTTCCTTATCCTTGTCATAAAAGCGGTAGGACAATCCCGATTTCCCAGCACCGATATAAACAGTTTTTGCGGTGTCGAAATCGTCAAACTTGCTTTCATCAAAGTGGTAGCCCTCACTATTGGAGATAAATTCCTCTTTTTCGCATTTTTTCTTTATCTGCTCTATGGTAAAGAATGGCTTTTTGTTCTTATCATCAATGGCAATATCAAGCCTTGTGAAGTGGAAGTTATCCCGTCCGTATCTTCGTTCACAATGTTTGAACATATCCCCAAAGGTATAATTCCTACTATCGAGAATACGGAAAATATCATCACAACCTCTGCCAGTCATAACGAGATAACAGCCAAGCCCCTGTGGGTTGTCCTCTGTCTTTATTGCGTCGCCCGATACATAAATATCTCCAATCTCCCAACGTGTCTGATAGGTCTTGAATTTTACGGTTGCCGGATAGACATTGAAAATATCAGTCGGTAATCCTAAAATGTGCATGATTACATCTTCTGCGGTTGCAGTTTCAAATACAATGCTGATGTAATCAATCTTAACGGATAAATTTTCGTGTGTTGCGATACTTCATTACTCCTTTCGTATGCCCCGATTTTTTGCGGGGTATAAATTGCATTTTTTCCTTTATTTATCACAGTTTCTAGGTACTATGACATGTATACGCAGGGCGATGTTACATATACGCCCTTTACGAACGCCTAAAGGCGTTCCCTTTCTTCCTGTCTCTGATCCGTTCTTATCGCTCACGAGCCTTTGGGAGGCTCGTGGCTAAACGGGCCAGCCCCAGTCAGAAACACAGTTTTCGGTCGGATAGTCCATGCCTATTCATGCTGTCAAAGTGAAAATATCTTCTCTAAATGCTTACTCAAGCGTGTGATTGACCTCATTGTGCTTAATCACTCTATCTGCTATGATAATAACGCCAATAGAATTACTTGTCAAGAAATTTTTCTTGACTTTTTCAAAAATAATAAGTATGATAGGCTTATAAAGTGATTGAAAGGAGAAGATGTTCCATGAATTATAAGCATTTGGGACAAAATATACAGACGGTCAGGAAACTAAAAGGGATGAAGCAGCAAGAACTTGCCGACGCTATCGGTATCAACCTACAAAGCCTTTCCAAGATTGAAAGAGGTGTGAATTATCCTACCTTTGAAACACTGGAAAAGATAATGGTTGTGTTAGAAGTCGCACCGAATGAAATGCTGTCAGGTACATGGAAATTTGCTTCTCATATAGAGAAAGAAGTCTGTCAGTTCGTCAGAGGGGAAGAACGATTAAATGCTGAATTGAAACACGGTCATTATGATAACTTCTTTGACAGCGAGGAGGAATGGCTGGAATATGAATTAGAACAGTTAAGGGAGTATATCACGGATTATATCAATGGCAAAGACATCACAGCGTCCGACCTTTACCCAATCAAAGAGTTTGTCCAGCATTTGAAATTTCAGAAGATTTTAGACCGCTATGATGAGTTTTACAGCCTTGATATGTTCGGGGAAAGCACAGAGGGACACAAGCATATGAACCCGTATGTTCCATTCGGCAAAGGCAAGGTTATTGTAAATATGAATTTTGATGATGAAGATGAATAGCCTTTATCCTCTCACAGAAGATACAGCAAACAAAAAGTCCGATCAAGAGTGCAAGCACCACCTACGGTGGCAAGGCTCTTGACAGGACTTTTTCTTTACTGTTTTGAGATAATCAAGAGGAATAAAGGGGGATTTTATTGCCATGAGAATAATGTGAAAGTCAAAGTTGCCGTGAAATTCATTGATAATCAGACAAAGACAACGTAGGTATCACAGTTTGAACTTGTGCTACATAAGGATAGCAACTGGAAGATTGTAAAATAAATTCATAAGCATACAAACACATAAAATTATATGCCTTATTTTTATAGATTATCGTAATATTGGTACAATTCTTTTGCTCGTTTCGATACAAGGTTTTTTAAATGCTCTGGATAGATAGACTTAATCAATTTTCCATATGAAAGGAAATAATCAGCAATAAATCTTTCTTCCCCTACGTTGTAAAATCCTTTTATTTTATATTGTCCATCATATTTGACTAATTCCATTGAGGGATAATTTTCTTTATAAAATAAATCCACTCCTTTATCTAATATTTGAACTTCAAAATCTGTAGCATTTTCAGACTTAAATATGTTTGTCGAACGATTTAGAAGTTCTTGCCTTGGCTTCGGTATATAGCACTCACTTTCTGAAATATCAATAATTTTATCACAACGGAAAACTTGAACTCTTTGCCTGTCATGATTAAAACCTGTAACATACCATTGTCCAAAAGATGAAGATATATTAAAAAACTGCACTTGTACTTCTGATACAAATTCGCCTTTTTTATAAGAGATACAGCACACCGTATCTTTTACTGCCATTTCTAAAATATCTTTTAGTAAAGGGCTACTATTATAATGCTTAGTCCCCTCAAGGCTTAATGTATGTTCCATCTTATTAATAGTATTAATAAGTTCATCAGACAAGCAAGTTTCAAACTTTTTCTTTAACTTTTCAATACTTAAATGAAAAGGAGTCGATTCATAGGCGTTTAAAGTTAGCATAGCAAAATACAAAGCATACATTTCATCAACAGTAAAAATAATTGGTGAAAGAAGTCTATTTTTCAAAATCCCATAACGTCCATTTCTTCCAGTTTCCGAAAATATGGGCATACCGATTTCTTCTAAAGATTGTATATCTCGAATTGCTGTACTTTTAGATATTCCGTACTCTTGCATAATATCTTTCAAGTTAAAAAAACTTTTATCACTTAAAAAAATCATCATGTCATTCAATCGTGTTGATTTACGCATTTGTTTAAACCTCCTTATTTCGTTAAATGGTGTCATGTTCTGATACCTTTTTATATTATACTATTCATGTATCAACAATAAAAGGAGGATTTCTATGGATACACTAAAAGAATTTCAAAAAATGATGGCAGAACAGACTGACCTTGCGTTGGCAACTATCGGAACAGACGGCATTCCAAATGTTAGAGTTGTAAATTATTATTTCAATCCCGAAAATAATATTGTATACTTTGCAACATTTAAAAATAACGACAAAGTAAAAGAAATGAAACAAAATCAGAATGTTGCCTTTACAACAATTCCAAAAAAAGAAAACGAGCATATAAAAGCGAGAGGAACTGCTATCAAGAGTAAAAAAACTATTTTTGATTTGGCAGATTGTTTTTGCGAGAAGATACCTGATTATCGAGAAACAATAGAATATGGTGGGAAATCACTGATAGTATATGAAATACACTTTGAAACAGCAACCGTTACTTTAGATTTATCGAATAGTAAAACTCTCAAGTTGTAAATAATTCACAACAAATTTATTAATTATAGGACGGATTTATAGCAGTAGCTCACTAAGGATAGATACTGCTATAGTTTTAAGAAAAAGGTGGTGTTTATTATGGGAAGATATTAGTTTTAGAATTTGCAGAGCAAAATTAAAATAAATTCATAAATTTGCTATAAAGGGGCTTATCGTATGAAACACTTTAAATATAATCCGACATCTTTAACTCAACTTTAATGATACAACTTTTAAAATTGCATACGAATATATTTCACCTTTAATGGCTCGTACAGACTTTATGTTTTATGCGGGCTTTTTTCTATGTTTTTCAAAAGTTATAAACGGTATTTTCATGATGAAACATTTCGTTTATATAGTTTTGCTTTGGTAGAAAGGAGGTGAAATCGTGAGGATATCTTCTTTCGAGCATATCGTCAGATTACAATTTAATGCTTTGATGATGATTGTTATTAAAGGCACATTATCAAGCCATAGAAGACAGATTGCTAGACGTTCTAAACATGAAATTTTGTTTTGTGAATTATTATTAAACAGTTATCAACTTCTAGTAATAAATGTATAAATCAAGAATATTTATAACATTTCAACCACTAGTACAGCATTGCCAAAATAATAATGAATAGACGTTGCTTTTTTATTGTAGTCGGTGCATAATAATTCTATCACTAAAGAATGGATGGGTTATTATGCGAAGGAAAACAATTGATACTATCCCGGTTTTATCTGATGCCATGAAAAACATATTATCTGCTTTTTCAAAAAGCCGCTCCCTTCCGTCAGGACTGGTCAAAAGAGCCAGCATTGTCCTGCTTGCGTCACAGGGGGAACTCAACCAGAATATTGCACCACAGGCCGGGCTTCATTATAATAATGCTGCCACCTGGCGCAGTCGGTTCCTCGCGGCGCTCCCAGCCTTGCGGAGGATTGAAATGGACGACCCGGAAAGGCTTGAAGATGAGATACGGGCAGTCCTGTCCGATAAAAAACGCCCCGGTGCCCCGTCTGTTTTTACGCCGGACCAGATCATGCGGATCATCGACCTTGCCTGCAGCAGCCCAAATGATTTTGGGTACGAAGTAAGCCAGTGGAGCCTCCCGCTGTTAGTGGCAGAAATTAAAAAGCAGGGAATCGCTGAACAGATTTCTGAGAAATCTGTCAGCCGTTTTTTAAAAATGAGGTAGATTTACATCCCCACAGAATCCGTTACTGGCTTCATTCTTCGGAAAAGACGGAAGCCCCGGAATCTTTTGCGCGGAAAGTAAACGAAATCTGCGGCCTGTACCAGAGTGCCCAGGAACAAAGCCGGGAAGGTGCACACATTGTTTCCACTGATGAAATGACCGGGGTACAGGCGCTGGAACATAAATATCCTGACAAGCTCCCATTACCCGGCCAGTGCGCCAAAATGGAGTTTGAGTATATCCGCCATGGCACGGCCAGTCTCATCGGGTTCTTTGATGTTGCAACGGGCCGTATGGAAATGCCGTATTTAAACTCCACACACACAGAAGATGATTTTGTGGAAGCCGTGAAAGCATTGGCAGGGACAGACCCGCAAACCCCATGGACATTTATATGCGATGGCCTAAACACCCATAAGTCGGAAGCCCTTGTCCGCTATGTGGCAGAAGCCTGTGCCCTTGGCGTGGAACTGGGCAAAAAAGGGAAAACAGGGATCCTTAAAAGTATGGAAAGCCGGGCGGATTTCCTGCATGACCCTTCCCACCGGATCCGCTTTGTCTATACTCCGAAACACAGTTCCTGGATGAACCAGATTGAGATATGGTTTGGCATCATTAACCGGAAGCTGCTGAAGCGGAAAAGCTGCCTGTCAATAGAAGAACTGGAAGCAAGCATCCTGCGCTTTATTGAACAATACAATCTTACAGCACACCCATTTAAGTGGACATATGCCGGGATACCATTAGTAATTTAATCACTGATATTTAAGCAATGCTGTACTAGTATAACTCGATTTAAATAAGCTTACAATTTAAGCATTGGTAGTAATCTGATTTCTTGGCTTACGTGTCCGTGCTTTGGGCGCACGTTTCCCTTGGTTTTCAGGATAATAATGTAAACTTATTAAAATCGAGTTATACTAGTAAATTTATTTTAGCCCAATCTTTTATAGGATGTAGCAATTTCCATTCCGCATCATCACGCTTATTTGTTCCCCAACTTTGATAAGGAAATTTACCATGAGATATATTTGCCCAAACACCGTCGACTGCATTTCTGGGTGCAAAAGTTTCATCTATCTGCAAATCTGTGTTTGTTTCCGTATGTGGGAAAACTCCTCTCTTCACAAATCCATCATAAGGATTTAAAGCTAAATTTCTTCGTATTTCCAACTCGCTCTCATATAAAAAGCGAGCTGTTATTACATGACAATTTCCTGAAAATGCCTTTGGTGTCAATGCCTTTCTTTTTTCGCCAAAGGGTATTTCAAAATAATTGCTTTTTTCTGAAACAAATATAACTGCCGGTCTAAGTGCATCATCAAATTGAATTTCGCAATAACAAGGGGCCTCGCTTACCTCCAAACTGATTACATCGCCTTCATTATATGACGAAAAATACGTAAGCACCGCCAGATTTGTACTTTCACGGCTGAAAGCAACAGTTATAAATGATTTGTTAAGTACCTTTAATTTCATTTCTGACATTTCTGTTTTCCTCTTTTGATCATTACCACAGCAAAATATGCTTCCCTCTCAAACGCATAACCGCTTCTGCAAAAAAGTAATCTCCGTAAATAATCGGAACATTTGCATTTTCTTTGCTGTGATAAAGGACGGTTCCTCCTGTAACAATACCATCTTCCTCAGGGTTCCAATTACAGAACTTACTTTCACAGGCTTTCAAAATTTTGACTGCCGATTTATCATACAATTCCTTCTCATATTCATCCACATGTTCCGCCAGCTCAAGCAATCCTGCCGCAATCGCCATTCCTGCAGTTGAATCAAATTTTGCAAAATGCTCCGGAGAACGGAAATCTACTACCGGCAGCCAGTCATTCAATGACAGATTCGCAATACAATAGTGGGCAGAACGTTTTGAAGCATCCAAAAACTTTTTTTCTCCTGTATATCGATAGCTTAAGGCAAATCCGTATAATGCCCATGCCTGGCCTCTGCTCCAAGATGAACCGGAAGCAAACCCTTGTCCCCTTGGATTATCCACAAACTCCCCTGTCTTCGGGTTTAGCACAATGATATGATTCGTGCTCCCGTCTTCCCTTAGTCCATACCGTAAGATTGTATTTGCATGGCGGACGGCGATGTCTCCAAATCTTGAATCACCTGTTTCCAAACCGGCCCAATATAACAGCGGTAAATTCATCATGCTGTCAATAATAACCCATCCTGATACATCTTCTTTTGTCCATGAAGGCTGATTCCAGGCCCGTATGTATTCTCCGGTAGGATTATATCGCCCGGCTAAAATTGTAGCCGCATGGAGCCCCCGTATTTTTGACTGCCTGTTCTCTGTAATACGGTAATCGGCAACCGCAGATAATGAAAACATAAACCCTACATCATGATACAGTCCTTCGAATCCATGAAGGGCCCCGTCCAATCTTGTTTCAATTTTCCTGGCAGTATCAGCATAGATACAATCCCCTGTCTCATAAAATAAGTGCCAGAGAATTCCCGCCCAAAAACCATTGGTCCACATATAGATACCTTCCCTGGTATCTATATCCCTGTATTTCCCATCTTTGGGTATATACGGTATGATATCATTGAGCCTCTCAGCTTCTTGTTTTACTTTCGTCTTTAGCTTATCAAATACACCGTCCAGCCAATTTGGAACTTCCATTTTCAAAGATTCATCCATCTGTAAATCCTCACTCTTTTCCCTTTGCTATTTGAATTAACTTCCCATTTAATTCTCTGCACTGTTCATCCGTAACTTCTTTTTTCATGTAACTCAGGATACGCTCCAGCGGCATCATTCCCTGCCGTTCCCTCATCTGCTTTGCTAACTCCGCCGAAAATTCTTCTATCACCGCCATTGCCTGCTCACTTTCCAAAAGATCTTTGCAGGATTCCCTGATAGAGAACATACCCTTGGGAAACATCCTTTCCTCTTCAACTACATCCGTAAACCAGTTCTTTACATTTAAACCCGGGTTGGAATCAACATATACATAAGAGAGTTCTTTTTCCGTTACCCCACAGAACACAGCCTCGTCCTCCCATTCCCCGCTTACTGCTTTTACCCTGTTTTCTCCCTGCCCAAGAGCAATCTTATAAAAATGAAAAACTCCGGACTCCGAAAAACCTTTATAGCAATTTTGGTTTACATATAAATCCACTTCTTTTTGATTGGAATATACGGTAATGCATATTTCAGGCTGTTCCCGCTTAACGAACCGGCTCTGGGCTATTTTTACAAATGGTTTCGATGACCACTGAGCCATATAATAATAGTATGCGTCCTTCTTAATTTTTCTGTCAAATGTAATGAGTCCTTTTCCGTTTTTATGCTTCAAACCGCCCTCATCCCGAATCTCGCTGCTAAAATCATACAAATTCCACACATAAGTCCCCCATATGTATGGCTTGCTTTTAAACATGGGATAAACGGTTTCATGGTACAAAGCCTGAAATTCTTCGGAATAGTCCTTTACCTTCGGATCCTGGGAGTGGAATG is a window of Enterocloster clostridioformis DNA encoding:
- a CDS encoding helix-turn-helix domain-containing protein, with the translated sequence MNYKHLGQNIQTVRKLKGMKQQELADAIGINLQSLSKIERGVNYPTFETLEKIMVVLEVAPNEMLSGTWKFASHIEKEVCQFVRGEERLNAELKHGHYDNFFDSEEEWLEYELEQLREYITDYINGKDITASDLYPIKEFVQHLKFQKILDRYDEFYSLDMFGESTEGHKHMNPYVPFGKGKVIVNMNFDDEDE
- a CDS encoding helix-turn-helix transcriptional regulator; amino-acid sequence: MRKSTRLNDMMIFLSDKSFFNLKDIMQEYGISKSTAIRDIQSLEEIGMPIFSETGRNGRYGILKNRLLSPIIFTVDEMYALYFAMLTLNAYESTPFHLSIEKLKKKFETCLSDELINTINKMEHTLSLEGTKHYNSSPLLKDILEMAVKDTVCCISYKKGEFVSEVQVQFFNISSSFGQWYVTGFNHDRQRVQVFRCDKIIDISESECYIPKPRQELLNRSTNIFKSENATDFEVQILDKGVDLFYKENYPSMELVKYDGQYKIKGFYNVGEERFIADYFLSYGKLIKSIYPEHLKNLVSKRAKELYQYYDNL
- a CDS encoding pyridoxamine 5'-phosphate oxidase family protein, with the translated sequence MDTLKEFQKMMAEQTDLALATIGTDGIPNVRVVNYYFNPENNIVYFATFKNNDKVKEMKQNQNVAFTTIPKKENEHIKARGTAIKSKKTIFDLADCFCEKIPDYRETIEYGGKSLIVYEIHFETATVTLDLSNSKTLKL
- a CDS encoding helix-turn-helix domain-containing protein, coding for MRRKTIDTIPVLSDAMKNILSAFSKSRSLPSGLVKRASIVLLASQGELNQNIAPQAGLHYNNAATWRSRFLAALPALRRIEMDDPERLEDEIRAVLSDKKRPGAPSVFTPDQIMRIIDLACSSPNDFGYEVSQWSLPLLVAEIKKQGIAEQISEKSVSRFLKMR
- a CDS encoding transposase, which encodes MVSTDEMTGVQALEHKYPDKLPLPGQCAKMEFEYIRHGTASLIGFFDVATGRMEMPYLNSTHTEDDFVEAVKALAGTDPQTPWTFICDGLNTHKSEALVRYVAEACALGVELGKKGKTGILKSMESRADFLHDPSHRIRFVYTPKHSSWMNQIEIWFGIINRKLLKRKSCLSIEELEASILRFIEQYNLTAHPFKWTYAGIPLVI
- a CDS encoding glycoside hydrolase family 88 protein is translated as MEVPNWLDGVFDKLKTKVKQEAERLNDIIPYIPKDGKYRDIDTREGIYMWTNGFWAGILWHLFYETGDCIYADTARKIETRLDGALHGFEGLYHDVGFMFSLSAVADYRITENRQSKIRGLHAATILAGRYNPTGEYIRAWNQPSWTKEDVSGWVIIDSMMNLPLLYWAGLETGDSRFGDIAVRHANTILRYGLREDGSTNHIIVLNPKTGEFVDNPRGQGFASGSSWSRGQAWALYGFALSYRYTGEKKFLDASKRSAHYCIANLSLNDWLPVVDFRSPEHFAKFDSTAGMAIAAGLLELAEHVDEYEKELYDKSAVKILKACESKFCNWNPEEDGIVTGGTVLYHSKENANVPIIYGDYFFAEAVMRLRGKHILLW